The following are encoded in a window of Streptococcus pasteurianus genomic DNA:
- a CDS encoding competence protein CoiA — MLSALDENGRLVSLLDGIPANQNFVCPACRSAVRLKNGKVMRPHFAHVSLDKCDFYSENESSEHLQLKAALYHAVSRTEQVVVEKVLPDLHQVADLFVNDNLALEVQCSRLSEQRLFQRTKAYQSHGIQVLWLLGEKLWLGNRLSPLQRHFLYFSQNMGFHLWELDVTKQLIRLHYLIYEDLHGKVHYLTKTCSFSDDIMAFFRLPYRQQKLSTYEVNQDQTLLTYIQKQLSSRHSIWLKRQEKAYLKGKNLLSLPLSAYFPQVRPFDFVEGFCQISQDLSPFYENFHRFYQNQTEKERQWLYPPAYYDKMVNKPQKGECDVR, encoded by the coding sequence ATGGTATCCCAGCTAACCAAAACTTTGTTTGCCCAGCTTGCCGCTCTGCTGTCCGTTTAAAAAATGGCAAAGTTATGCGTCCGCACTTTGCTCATGTTTCTTTGGATAAGTGTGATTTTTATAGTGAAAATGAAAGCAGTGAGCACCTTCAGTTAAAAGCGGCGCTTTATCATGCTGTGTCGCGGACTGAACAAGTCGTGGTTGAAAAAGTTTTACCAGATTTACATCAGGTGGCTGATTTATTTGTCAATGATAATTTGGCTTTAGAAGTGCAATGTTCGCGCTTATCAGAACAGCGATTATTTCAACGCACAAAAGCCTATCAAAGTCATGGTATTCAAGTACTTTGGTTGTTGGGGGAAAAGTTGTGGCTTGGCAATCGTTTATCACCTTTGCAACGTCATTTTCTTTATTTTTCGCAGAATATGGGCTTTCATTTGTGGGAGTTGGATGTCACAAAACAACTCATTCGTTTACATTATTTAATCTATGAAGATTTGCATGGCAAGGTTCACTATCTAACCAAGACTTGTTCATTTTCAGATGATATTATGGCATTTTTTCGACTTCCTTATCGACAGCAGAAGCTTTCAACTTACGAGGTAAACCAAGACCAAACCTTATTAACCTATATTCAAAAACAGTTATCTTCTCGCCATTCAATTTGGTTAAAAAGGCAAGAAAAAGCTTATTTAAAAGGGAAAAATTTGCTAAGTTTGCCTTTATCGGCTTATTTTCCACAAGTTCGTCCTTTTGATTTTGTTGAGGGGTTCTGTCAGATTTCGCAAGATTTATCACCGTTTTACGAAAATTTTCATCGCTTTTATCAAAATCAAACAGAAAAAGAACGTCAATGGCTTTATCCGCCAGCTTATTATGATAAAATGGTAAATAAACCTCAAAAAGGAGAATGTGATGTCAGATAA
- the pepF gene encoding oligoendopeptidase F yields MSDNRSHIDEKYQWDLSTVFATDDAWEAELASLDSDLENAKAYKGRLTASSNDLLAITESYLALSRRLEKLYVYASMKNDQDTTVAKYQEYQAKATAIYAKFSEIFAFYEPELMQLSKEAFEDFVAETPALSAYAHFFEQLFKRQPHVLSQAEEELLAGAQEIFGAAGETFGLLDNADIIFPIVPDDEGKEIQLTHGNFISLLESKNRDVRKEAYQALYATYEQFQHTYAKTLQTNVKVHNYEARVHHFKSAREAALSANFIPESVYDTLIETVNANLPLLHRYVELRKKILKLDDLKMYDIHTPLSEMDMSFTYEEALVKAEDVLAVFGKEYSERVHRAFTERWIDVHVNKGKRSGAYSGGSYDTNAFMLLNWQDTLDNLFTLVHETGHSLHSTFTRENQPYVYGDYSIFLAEIASTTNENILTETLLKEVDDDKARFAILNHYLDGFKSTIFRQAQFAEFEDIIHKADQAGEVLTSDYLNQLYADLNEKYYGLSKTDNLEIQYEWARIPHFYYNYYVYQYATGFAAASYLADKVVHGTQADIDRYLDYLKAGNSDYPLNVIKKAGVDMTTSAYLDAAFRIFEERLDELEALIEKGAHL; encoded by the coding sequence ATGTCAGATAATCGTAGTCATATTGATGAAAAATACCAATGGGATTTAAGCACAGTTTTTGCTACAGATGATGCTTGGGAAGCGGAGCTGGCTAGTCTTGATAGTGATTTAGAAAATGCTAAAGCTTACAAAGGACGTTTGACAGCGTCAAGTAATGATTTGCTTGCTATTACGGAAAGTTACCTTGCCTTGTCGCGTCGTTTGGAGAAGCTTTATGTTTATGCTTCAATGAAAAACGACCAAGATACAACAGTAGCCAAATACCAAGAATACCAAGCTAAAGCAACAGCAATCTATGCCAAGTTTAGTGAAATTTTTGCTTTTTACGAACCTGAATTGATGCAATTGTCTAAAGAAGCTTTTGAGGATTTCGTGGCAGAAACACCAGCTTTATCTGCTTATGCACATTTCTTTGAGCAACTTTTCAAACGTCAACCGCATGTTTTGTCACAGGCTGAGGAAGAATTATTAGCAGGTGCGCAAGAAATTTTTGGAGCTGCAGGAGAAACATTTGGGCTTTTGGATAATGCTGACATCATTTTTCCAATCGTTCCAGATGATGAGGGCAAAGAAATTCAGCTAACGCATGGTAATTTCATTAGCTTGTTAGAATCAAAAAATCGTGATGTCCGCAAAGAAGCTTACCAAGCTTTGTATGCAACTTATGAACAATTCCAACACACTTATGCGAAAACCTTGCAAACCAATGTCAAAGTGCATAACTATGAAGCGCGTGTTCATCATTTTAAATCAGCACGTGAGGCAGCACTTTCGGCTAATTTTATTCCAGAATCTGTTTATGATACCTTGATTGAAACGGTCAATGCTAACCTGCCTTTGCTTCATCGTTACGTGGAACTTCGCAAGAAAATCCTTAAACTGGATGATTTGAAAATGTACGATATTCATACGCCACTTTCTGAAATGGATATGAGTTTTACCTATGAAGAAGCTTTGGTAAAAGCTGAAGATGTCTTGGCTGTTTTTGGCAAAGAATATTCTGAGCGTGTTCATCGTGCTTTTACAGAACGCTGGATTGACGTCCATGTCAATAAAGGCAAACGCTCTGGTGCCTACTCTGGTGGTTCGTATGATACGAATGCTTTCATGCTGTTAAATTGGCAAGATACCTTGGATAATTTGTTTACCTTAGTTCACGAAACAGGGCACAGCTTGCATTCGACATTTACACGTGAAAATCAACCCTATGTTTATGGAGATTACAGTATTTTCTTGGCAGAAATTGCTTCAACAACTAATGAAAATATTTTGACAGAAACACTTTTGAAAGAAGTTGATGATGACAAAGCACGCTTTGCAATTTTGAATCATTATCTTGATGGTTTCAAGAGTACCATTTTCCGCCAAGCACAATTTGCGGAATTTGAAGATATCATTCATAAGGCAGACCAAGCTGGAGAAGTGTTGACGAGTGATTACCTCAACCAACTTTATGCCGACTTAAACGAGAAATATTATGGACTCAGCAAAACAGACAACCTAGAAATCCAATACGAATGGGCACGCATTCCGCATTTCTACTACAATTACTATGTTTACCAATACGCCACAGGATTTGCGGCAGCTAGTTATTTAGCTGATAAGGTTGTTCACGGTACACAAGCTGATATTGACCGCTACCTTGATTATCTGAAAGCAGGTAATTCTGATTATCCGCTTAATGTGATCAAAAAAGCTGGTGTGGATATGACAACAAGTGCTTATCTAGACGCTGCTTTCCGAATTTTTGAGGAACGCTTGGATGAGTTGGAAGCTTTAATTGAAAAAGGAGCACATCTATAA
- a CDS encoding GNAT family N-acetyltransferase has translation MEIRKLDVSDEAAYRAYQTALENDDNPFITTREIGDFKTFVENSRAQETQTTNPDYSTMTTYYAFLNGKIAALISCRWQLEKGNLATIGGHIGYQTSPEFRRQGIMTRLLSFALEQYAKRGINPVLITAREDNIASRRTIEKAGGILENIIDLEDGHRLARYWITLDLENSD, from the coding sequence ATGGAAATTAGGAAACTAGATGTTAGTGATGAAGCGGCTTACCGAGCTTATCAAACGGCTTTGGAAAATGACGATAATCCCTTTATCACGACACGTGAGATTGGTGATTTTAAAACCTTTGTGGAAAATAGCAGAGCGCAAGAAACACAAACTACTAACCCTGATTATTCAACGATGACGACCTATTATGCCTTTTTGAATGGGAAAATTGCTGCGCTTATATCTTGTCGTTGGCAGCTGGAAAAGGGCAATCTTGCGACGATTGGTGGACATATCGGATATCAAACCTCACCAGAATTTAGACGACAAGGTATCATGACCAGACTTCTCAGCTTTGCCCTTGAGCAATATGCCAAACGTGGCATCAATCCTGTGCTTATCACAGCGCGTGAGGACAATATTGCCAGTCGTAGAACCATTGAAAAAGCTGGCGGTATTTTGGAAAATATTATCGATTTAGAGGATGGGCATCGTCTAGCGCGTTATTGGATTACCTTGGACTTGGAGAATTCAGATTAA
- a CDS encoding HAD-IA family hydrolase, with amino-acid sequence MTTFIWDFDGTLVDSYEAIGQALQVTYAHYGLAFDEQWIMDFIIKESVKALLYQVAKEQELDFTELSAFFKKEQEARDYLIKPMPHLTEVLAATKQKGVTHFAYTHKGITANDVLERLGVHQYFTEVVTSANGFARKPEPEAINYLLEKYELDKTSTYYVGDRRLDVEAAENAGIKSINLGQPSSKINQHIADLSDIVALFND; translated from the coding sequence GTGACAACATTTATTTGGGATTTTGACGGAACTTTGGTGGATTCCTACGAAGCGATTGGGCAAGCCTTGCAAGTGACTTATGCGCATTATGGCTTGGCTTTTGATGAACAATGGATTATGGATTTTATTATCAAAGAATCGGTCAAAGCTTTGCTTTATCAAGTGGCAAAAGAGCAAGAATTAGATTTTACGGAGCTATCAGCTTTCTTTAAAAAAGAGCAGGAAGCGCGTGATTATCTGATAAAACCCATGCCACATTTAACAGAGGTTCTTGCGGCAACCAAACAAAAAGGAGTGACACACTTTGCCTATACGCATAAAGGTATCACGGCAAATGATGTTTTAGAAAGACTAGGCGTGCATCAGTATTTTACAGAAGTGGTGACATCAGCAAATGGCTTCGCTCGTAAGCCTGAACCCGAAGCGATTAACTACCTTCTTGAAAAATATGAGTTGGATAAAACAAGCACTTATTACGTTGGTGACCGTCGTCTTGACGTTGAAGCTGCCGAAAATGCAGGCATTAAATCAATTAATCTCGGTCAACCGTCATCAAAAATCAATCAACACATTGCTGATTTATCCGATATTGTGGCACTTTTTAATGACTAA
- a CDS encoding O-methyltransferase → MVKSYSKTANHNMRRPVVKEDIVRYMRTHQKQNEGYLAELEAFAHQENIPIIQHEVVAYFRFLMQTLQPKNILEIGTAIGFSALLMAENAPDAKITTLDRNPEMIAFAKENFAKYDTRKQITLLEGDAVDTLSTLDGEFDFVFMDSAKSKYIVFLPEVLKHLKVGGVIVFDDVFQGGDIVKPIEEVRRGQRTIYRGLQRLFDATLDNPNLTATLLPLSDGLLMIRKNTADISL, encoded by the coding sequence ATGGTTAAATCATATTCAAAAACAGCAAATCACAATATGCGTCGTCCCGTAGTGAAAGAAGACATTGTTCGCTATATGCGAACACATCAGAAGCAAAATGAGGGCTATCTGGCAGAATTGGAAGCATTTGCTCATCAAGAAAATATCCCTATTATTCAGCATGAAGTTGTGGCTTATTTTCGTTTTTTGATGCAAACATTGCAGCCAAAAAATATTTTAGAGATTGGCACAGCTATCGGATTTTCAGCACTTTTAATGGCAGAAAATGCCCCAGATGCGAAGATTACGACACTTGACCGTAATCCTGAAATGATTGCCTTCGCCAAGGAAAATTTTGCTAAGTATGACACTCGCAAACAAATTACTTTGCTTGAAGGAGATGCCGTTGATACTCTTTCGACACTTGATGGGGAATTTGACTTTGTTTTTATGGATTCAGCGAAATCAAAATACATTGTCTTTCTGCCAGAAGTCTTGAAACATTTGAAAGTCGGCGGAGTCATTGTCTTTGATGATGTTTTCCAAGGCGGGGATATTGTCAAGCCAATCGAAGAAGTGCGCCGCGGACAACGGACAATCTATCGTGGGCTTCAACGATTGTTTGATGCGACACTGGATAATCCAAATTTAACAGCAACCTTACTTCCGTTAAGCGACGGATTATTGATGATTCGTAAAAATACAGCAGATATATCACTGTAA
- a CDS encoding peptidyl-prolyl cis-trans isomerase translates to MANKEKSGFKKVIQSKAFKGVSIAVASALIGAGVTYLATNSNSETKALVTMKGDTITVSDFYSAAKSSKSSQQTMLNLILSRVFEDQYGSKVSDKEVTEAYNKTASSYGSSFSSALQAAGLTTDTYKQQIRTSMLVEYAVKEAAKDKLTTKNYKEAYKDYTPDTTATVIALSNEDKANSVHDQATADGADFDKIAKENTIAKKTEYTFDSADTKLPTDVMDAAFKQNEGSVSDVIKVMNSSTYSYTYYIVKTTKKTDKNSDWKTYKKRLKKAIMAKYQNDTNFQNQVIAKALDKANVKIKDNTFASILSQYATSSSSSSSASSSKASSTSSEASSSSSTEESSTTESSTDSAE, encoded by the coding sequence ATGGCCAACAAAGAAAAATCAGGGTTTAAGAAAGTTATCCAAAGTAAAGCTTTCAAAGGTGTTTCAATTGCAGTAGCTTCAGCTCTTATCGGTGCAGGTGTAACTTACCTTGCTACTAACAGCAATTCAGAAACAAAAGCTCTTGTTACCATGAAAGGTGATACTATCACAGTATCAGACTTCTACAGTGCTGCAAAAAGTTCAAAATCTTCACAACAAACAATGTTGAACTTGATTTTGTCACGTGTCTTTGAAGACCAATATGGAAGCAAAGTTTCAGATAAAGAAGTGACTGAAGCTTACAATAAAACTGCTTCATCATATGGTTCATCATTCTCAAGTGCACTTCAAGCTGCTGGTTTGACAACAGATACTTACAAGCAACAAATTCGCACATCAATGTTAGTGGAATATGCTGTTAAAGAAGCTGCCAAAGATAAATTGACAACTAAAAACTACAAAGAAGCTTACAAAGATTACACCCCTGATACAACAGCTACAGTTATTGCTTTGAGCAACGAAGACAAAGCTAACTCAGTTCACGATCAAGCAACTGCGGATGGCGCTGATTTTGATAAAATCGCTAAAGAAAACACAATAGCTAAGAAAACTGAATACACATTTGACTCAGCAGATACAAAACTTCCAACAGATGTTATGGATGCTGCATTCAAACAAAATGAAGGTTCAGTTTCAGATGTTATCAAAGTAATGAATTCTTCAACATATTCATACACATACTACATCGTTAAGACAACTAAGAAAACAGATAAAAACTCTGATTGGAAGACATACAAAAAACGCTTGAAGAAAGCTATCATGGCTAAATATCAAAACGACACAAACTTCCAAAATCAAGTTATTGCTAAAGCTCTTGATAAAGCTAACGTGAAGATTAAAGATAACACCTTTGCAAGTATTCTTTCACAATATGCAACAAGCTCATCATCAAGTTCTTCAGCTTCATCATCAAAAGCTTCATCAACTTCTTCTGAAGCAAGCTCATCAAGTTCAACAGAAGAATCATCAACAACTGAATCATCTACAGATTCAGCTGAATAA